Proteins encoded together in one Chryseobacterium taklimakanense window:
- a CDS encoding anthranilate synthase component II: MKILVFDNYDSFTYNLVQMIEQIVGHKVDVYRNDEIPLEKIAEYDKIILSPGPGIPSEAGILLDVIKTYAPTKSIFGVCLGQQAIAEAFGGKLINLKEIYHGVATEAKKTKTDVKLLSGLPETIEVGRYHSWAVDPEFFPDELEITSVDRENMIMSLQHKKFDVHGVQYHPESILTPEGKKIMENFLRP, encoded by the coding sequence ATGAAAATACTGGTATTTGATAATTACGACAGTTTCACCTACAACCTCGTTCAGATGATTGAGCAGATTGTCGGGCATAAAGTCGATGTTTACAGGAATGATGAAATTCCGCTTGAAAAAATCGCGGAATACGACAAAATCATCCTGTCTCCCGGTCCGGGAATACCTTCCGAAGCCGGAATTTTACTGGACGTGATAAAAACTTATGCGCCCACGAAATCCATTTTCGGCGTATGCCTTGGTCAGCAGGCAATTGCAGAAGCTTTTGGCGGAAAACTTATCAACTTAAAAGAAATTTACCACGGCGTGGCCACCGAAGCAAAAAAAACAAAAACGGACGTGAAACTGCTGAGTGGTTTGCCTGAGACCATCGAAGTGGGCCGATATCACAGCTGGGCTGTGGATCCTGAGTTCTTCCCCGACGAACTTGAAATCACCTCCGTTGACAGAGAAAATATGATCATGTCGCTGCAGCACAAAAAATTCGATGTGCACGGTGTGCAGTACCATCCTGAAAGCATCCTGACACCGGAAGGAAAAAAAATAATGGAAAACTTCTTACGCCCCTAA
- a CDS encoding endonuclease domain-containing protein, whose translation MKIYPIIPNLKNSFREKERQEFFRKFFFGSKSETASFIVLILTDRIIGNYIVEFYVKTLGLVIEIDGTSHNLKEDYDLARQEFLENLGLRVFPITDFDIKIDLSVVMRDLEDFIVQKFLYKPSHLRHPSKGGKCPA comes from the coding sequence TTGAAAATCTACCCTATAATCCCGAACTTAAAAAACTCCTTCCGGGAAAAAGAAAGGCAGGAATTCTTTCGGAAGTTCTTTTTTGGAAGCAAGTCAGAAACCGCCAGTTTCATAGTATTGATTTTGACCGACAGAATCATCGGTAATTACATTGTTGAATTTTATGTAAAAACCTTAGGATTAGTTATTGAAATCGACGGAACAAGTCATAATCTGAAAGAAGATTATGATCTCGCAAGGCAGGAATTTTTGGAGAATTTGGGTTTAAGGGTCTTCCCGATTACAGATTTCGATATAAAAATTGATCTTTCTGTTGTCATGCGAGATTTGGAAGATTTTATTGTGCAAAAATTTCTTTATAAACCATCACACCTTCGGCACCCCTCCAAAGGAGGGAAATGCCCCGCATAA
- the lysS gene encoding lysine--tRNA ligase, whose protein sequence is MSLSEQEIIRREKLQKLTAIGIDAFPAAEYKVTNTTKTIRENFEEGKSVKIAGRLMSRRIQGKASFAELQDSEGKIQVYFNRDEICPGEDKELYNEVYKHLLDIGDIIGIEGELFKTQVGEMTVMVKNFTLLTKSLRPLPQAKTDENGVVHDAFNDPELRYRQRYVDLTVNPQVKEVFVKRTKMFNAMRTFFNDAGYFEVETPILQSIPGGAAARPFITHHNALDIPLYLRIANELYLKRLIVGGFDGVYEFSKNFRNEGMDRTHNPEFTAMEIYVAYKDYNWMMDFTEKLLEFVAVSVNGAAESTFGEHKINWKAPYPRISMTEAIQKYTGFDITGKTEQELYDFAKSIGIEVDETMGKGKLIDEIFGEKCEGNFIQPTFITDYPIEMSPLTKKHRSKEGLTERFELMVCGKEIANAYSELNDPIDQRERFEAQLALSERGDDEAMFIDNDFLRALEYGMPPTSGLGIGMDRLIMFLTNSASIQEVLFFPQMKPEKTTSQIDLGEDEKVIIEILNAQEQPMQLSEVKEKSQLSGKKWDKATKNLTKSNVVKVEKVGEDLVMVKI, encoded by the coding sequence ATGTCTTTATCCGAACAGGAAATCATCCGCCGCGAAAAGCTACAGAAACTTACGGCAATAGGAATCGACGCGTTCCCGGCAGCTGAATATAAGGTAACTAATACCACTAAAACCATCAGGGAAAATTTTGAAGAAGGAAAATCCGTGAAAATCGCGGGCAGACTCATGTCTAGAAGGATTCAGGGGAAGGCGAGTTTTGCAGAGCTGCAGGACTCTGAAGGCAAAATTCAGGTCTATTTCAACCGTGATGAGATTTGCCCGGGTGAGGATAAAGAACTGTACAACGAGGTTTACAAACACCTTTTGGATATTGGTGATATCATCGGAATTGAAGGCGAACTGTTCAAAACTCAGGTTGGCGAAATGACGGTAATGGTGAAGAATTTTACGCTATTAACCAAATCTTTAAGACCTCTTCCGCAGGCAAAAACCGATGAAAACGGCGTTGTTCACGATGCATTCAACGATCCGGAACTTAGATACAGACAGCGTTACGTAGATTTAACGGTAAATCCGCAGGTGAAAGAAGTTTTTGTGAAAAGAACAAAAATGTTCAACGCAATGCGCACGTTTTTCAATGATGCCGGTTATTTTGAAGTGGAAACCCCAATTCTGCAGTCTATTCCTGGAGGTGCTGCTGCAAGGCCGTTCATCACGCATCACAATGCGCTCGACATCCCGTTATACTTACGAATTGCGAATGAACTGTATTTGAAAAGACTGATCGTAGGGGGTTTTGATGGTGTTTATGAATTTTCCAAAAACTTCAGAAATGAAGGGATGGACAGAACCCACAATCCGGAATTTACGGCGATGGAAATTTACGTTGCCTACAAAGATTACAATTGGATGATGGATTTCACCGAGAAACTGCTCGAATTCGTGGCTGTTTCGGTAAACGGAGCCGCAGAATCAACATTCGGTGAACATAAAATCAACTGGAAAGCACCTTACCCGCGGATTTCCATGACGGAGGCCATACAGAAATATACAGGTTTCGATATCACCGGAAAAACAGAGCAGGAACTGTACGATTTTGCGAAATCAATTGGTATTGAAGTGGATGAAACCATGGGCAAAGGAAAACTCATTGATGAAATTTTCGGTGAAAAATGCGAAGGAAATTTCATTCAGCCGACTTTCATCACAGATTATCCGATAGAAATGTCGCCGCTTACCAAAAAGCACCGCAGCAAAGAAGGCCTGACCGAACGATTCGAGCTAATGGTTTGTGGTAAAGAAATCGCAAACGCATATTCCGAGTTGAACGATCCGATAGACCAGAGAGAACGTTTCGAAGCGCAGCTTGCGCTTTCCGAAAGAGGAGACGACGAGGCCATGTTTATCGACAACGATTTCCTTCGTGCTTTGGAATACGGAATGCCGCCAACGTCCGGATTGGGTATCGGAATGGACCGCCTGATTATGTTTTTAACCAACAGTGCCTCCATCCAGGAAGTGTTGTTCTTCCCGCAAATGAAACCTGAGAAAACCACGTCTCAAATAGATTTGGGCGAAGATGAAAAAGTAATCATCGAAATTCTGAATGCTCAGGAACAGCCGATGCAACTTTCAGAGGTAAAAGAAAAAAGCCAGCTTTCCGGCAAGAAATGGGATAAAGCCACGAAAAATTTAACCAAAAGTAATGTTGTGAAAGTGGAAAAAGTAGGCGAGGATCTGGTGATGGTGAAGATTTAA
- the trpD gene encoding anthranilate phosphoribosyltransferase has translation MKEILQYLFNHQTLSKAEAKSIMIEIANSKFNENEVTSFVTVFLMRSITLDELEGFSSALLQLAQPVNLGTDDLVDIVGTGGDGKDTFNISTLASLVVAGAGQKVAKQGNYGASSVSGASNVLENLGYKFKNNEEDLKNDLKKANFCFLHAPVFHTALRSVAPLRKNLGLKTFFNLLGPLINPARPKYSMIGVANPEIGRIYQYLLQNRNANFMIVNSLDGYDEISLTSDTKIIDKHGEKIYSAEDLHFKNIDAEEIFGGKTQQAASDIFVKILEGKGSEAQNSVVLANAALALQNTGKHGRYTDCLEMAKDSLFGKKALKTLQSLID, from the coding sequence ATGAAGGAAATATTACAATACCTTTTTAATCACCAGACCCTTTCGAAGGCGGAAGCAAAATCGATCATGATTGAAATTGCCAACAGCAAGTTCAACGAAAATGAAGTCACTTCTTTCGTCACGGTATTTCTGATGCGGAGCATCACGCTTGATGAACTCGAGGGTTTCAGCAGCGCGCTTCTGCAGTTGGCTCAGCCCGTAAATCTGGGTACGGATGACCTTGTTGATATCGTAGGAACCGGCGGCGACGGCAAGGATACATTCAATATTTCAACGTTGGCGAGCCTGGTGGTGGCAGGTGCCGGACAAAAAGTTGCGAAACAGGGAAATTACGGTGCTTCCAGCGTAAGCGGCGCTTCCAATGTTCTGGAAAATCTGGGTTATAAATTCAAAAACAACGAAGAAGACCTTAAAAATGATCTGAAAAAGGCTAATTTCTGCTTTCTCCACGCACCGGTTTTTCACACGGCATTGCGCTCTGTGGCGCCTTTGCGAAAAAATCTCGGTTTGAAAACGTTTTTCAATCTCCTCGGACCGTTGATAAATCCCGCCAGGCCGAAATACAGCATGATTGGCGTGGCAAATCCCGAAATCGGGCGTATTTATCAGTATCTTCTTCAAAACCGGAACGCCAATTTTATGATCGTAAACTCATTGGACGGCTACGACGAAATCAGCCTCACTTCCGATACCAAAATTATCGATAAACACGGTGAAAAAATCTATTCAGCAGAAGACCTTCATTTCAAAAACATAGATGCTGAAGAAATTTTCGGGGGAAAGACTCAGCAGGCTGCATCAGACATTTTTGTAAAAATCCTCGAAGGAAAAGGCAGTGAAGCGCAGAACAGCGTCGTACTTGCCAATGCCGCTCTTGCCCTGCAAAACACCGGAAAACACGGCCGTTATACAGATTGTCTGGAAATGGCAAAAGACAGCTTGTTCGGAAAAAAAGCATTAAAAACCCTGCAATCTTTAATTGATTAA
- a CDS encoding phosphoribosylanthranilate isomerase: MNHASPKIKVCGLTQTYQAHSLTDSGIDFLGFIFYEKSPRFVLNSLSLKEIAEIPHLKKVGVFVNEELDKIVEIAHDAQLNLIQLHGDEDRQFIIDLKTKSGKNIEIIKVIRIGNQNQEELQNIISHFSETPDYFLFDTDSSAFGGTGKTFDWRILNQIEIPKPFFLSGGISLENIGEIKTIIQKPFALDINSKFEIEPGIKNLDKIKSFQNTLRNHDL, translated from the coding sequence ATGAACCATGCCTCACCAAAAATAAAAGTCTGCGGACTGACGCAAACTTATCAGGCGCACAGTTTAACGGATTCGGGCATTGATTTTCTTGGCTTTATCTTTTATGAGAAATCTCCCCGTTTTGTATTGAACTCTTTAAGCCTAAAGGAAATCGCAGAAATCCCGCATTTGAAAAAAGTTGGTGTTTTCGTCAACGAAGAACTGGACAAGATTGTAGAAATCGCTCATGACGCACAGTTAAATTTAATTCAACTGCATGGTGACGAAGACCGACAGTTTATTATTGATTTAAAAACAAAATCAGGAAAAAATATAGAAATCATTAAAGTCATCAGAATTGGGAATCAAAATCAGGAAGAACTGCAAAATATTATAAGCCATTTTTCAGAAACGCCGGACTATTTCCTTTTCGATACCGATTCTTCCGCATTTGGCGGCACCGGAAAAACCTTCGACTGGCGAATTTTAAACCAAATTGAAATTCCAAAACCTTTTTTCCTGAGCGGCGGAATTTCGTTGGAAAATATTGGGGAAATCAAAACAATTATCCAAAAACCTTTCGCCCTCGACATCAATTCAAAATTCGAAATTGAACCGGGCATTAAAAATTTAGACAAAATAAAATCATTTCAAAATACCTTAAGAAATCATGACCTTTAA
- the trpC gene encoding indole-3-glycerol phosphate synthase TrpC, producing the protein MNILDKIIATKKQEIAASQKLKSLSELKDSEFFGRKTFSLKQNLKTKSGIIAEFKRKSPSKGIINAHSEIKDVVRSYENNGASAISILTDQEYFGGSSTDIFAVRNSVEIPILRKDFMVDEFQFYEAKAMGADVVLLIAACLSPAQVHEFTELSHELGLEVLLEIHTEKELRHFNPIIDLVGINNRNLKNFEVDLQHSVDLKNLLPENVLSVAESGIYSKENFTFLKEKGFDGFLMGEYFMKNENPGDAFAEFVKSL; encoded by the coding sequence ATGAACATCCTCGATAAAATTATTGCAACCAAAAAACAGGAAATTGCAGCCTCGCAAAAGCTGAAAAGCCTTTCTGAACTGAAAGATTCAGAATTTTTTGGGCGAAAAACTTTTTCTTTAAAACAAAATTTAAAAACCAAAAGCGGTATCATCGCTGAGTTTAAAAGAAAATCACCGTCGAAAGGCATCATTAATGCTCATTCTGAAATTAAAGATGTTGTTAGAAGTTACGAAAACAACGGTGCCAGCGCGATCTCGATTTTGACGGACCAAGAATATTTTGGCGGAAGTTCGACAGATATTTTTGCTGTGAGAAATTCTGTTGAAATTCCAATCTTACGAAAGGATTTCATGGTGGATGAATTTCAGTTTTACGAAGCGAAAGCTATGGGAGCAGACGTAGTTTTACTTATCGCGGCTTGCCTCTCGCCGGCTCAGGTTCATGAGTTTACGGAACTTTCACATGAGCTTGGCCTGGAAGTTTTATTGGAAATTCATACCGAAAAAGAACTTAGACATTTCAATCCAATTATAGATTTGGTGGGCATCAACAACCGGAATCTGAAAAATTTTGAAGTTGATTTGCAGCATTCGGTGGATTTAAAAAATTTGCTTCCGGAAAACGTTCTGTCCGTCGCAGAAAGCGGCATTTATTCAAAAGAAAATTTTACATTTTTAAAGGAAAAAGGCTTTGACGGTTTCCTGATGGGCGAATATTTTATGAAAAATGAAAATCCCGGCGATGCGTTTGCCGAATTTGTTAAATCACTTTAA
- a CDS encoding epoxide hydrolase, which yields MEKLKIQISDEEISDLKQRLAKTRFANLPESDFKAGTDESYLKEICSYWQNSYDWRKHETEINQFPNYITPISGEAVHFILIEGKGDNNIPLLLIHGWPDSFLRFKKMIPLLTEADGNGMSFTLVIPSVPGFGFSTNRNENSPLKIAKIFNELMHNILNYKKYLVHGGDWGTSIGEKIAQYHGENLVGLHLTDVPFSHSMEEPEDASEAEKKFIKKVEKWQQTAGAYAMIQSTKPNSLAPAMNDSPAGLAAWLLEKFKVWSDDFENSFSKDDLLTNASIYWFTNTFGSASRIYLNAMKDMMNDKYNPLEKINPVNHSDEKVTVPTGFSIFPKDISHPPREFAERFFNVTYWNEPSKGGHFAAMEVPEILEKEIRSFVNGL from the coding sequence ATGGAAAAATTAAAAATTCAGATCAGCGACGAAGAAATTTCAGACTTAAAACAAAGACTTGCCAAAACGCGCTTTGCAAATCTGCCGGAAAGCGATTTTAAAGCAGGAACCGACGAAAGTTACCTGAAAGAAATTTGCAGCTACTGGCAAAATTCCTACGACTGGCGCAAACATGAAACGGAAATCAATCAATTTCCCAACTATATTACACCGATCAGCGGCGAAGCGGTTCATTTTATTTTAATAGAAGGTAAGGGTGATAATAACATTCCGCTGCTGCTGATTCACGGCTGGCCCGACAGCTTTTTAAGGTTTAAAAAAATGATTCCGCTTCTTACGGAAGCCGACGGAAACGGAATGTCCTTCACGCTGGTAATTCCTTCAGTTCCAGGTTTTGGTTTTTCCACAAACCGCAATGAAAACAGCCCTCTGAAAATTGCTAAAATTTTCAATGAGCTGATGCACAATATTTTAAATTATAAAAAGTACTTGGTACACGGCGGCGACTGGGGCACTTCCATCGGTGAGAAAATCGCCCAGTATCACGGAGAAAATCTTGTTGGGCTGCATTTAACCGATGTTCCGTTCAGCCACTCGATGGAGGAGCCTGAGGACGCATCCGAAGCCGAAAAGAAATTTATTAAAAAAGTTGAAAAATGGCAGCAGACCGCAGGTGCCTATGCGATGATCCAGAGTACAAAACCAAATTCCCTTGCTCCGGCAATGAATGATTCGCCGGCAGGTCTTGCCGCATGGCTTTTAGAAAAATTTAAAGTTTGGTCGGATGATTTTGAAAACAGCTTCAGTAAAGACGATTTACTTACAAATGCTTCAATATACTGGTTTACAAATACTTTTGGCTCAGCATCAAGAATTTACCTGAACGCAATGAAAGACATGATGAACGACAAATATAACCCGCTGGAAAAAATAAATCCGGTGAACCATTCTGATGAGAAAGTTACGGTACCCACAGGATTTTCAATTTTCCCGAAAGATATTTCCCACCCGCCGCGCGAATTTGCGGAACGGTTTTTTAATGTTACTTATTGGAACGAACCCAGCAAAGGCGGCCACTTTGCAGCGATGGAAGTTCCGGAAATTCTGGAAAAAGAAATACGCAGTTTTGTGAACGGCCTGTGA
- the trpB gene encoding tryptophan synthase subunit beta, with protein MTFKNPDEHGYYGEFGGAFIPEMLYPNVKELQENYLEIIGSEAFQTEFRGLLENYVGRETPLYLAKNLSEKYGAKIYLKREDLNHTGAHKINNALGQALLAKRLGKKRIIAETGAGQHGVATATACALLGLECIVYMGEIDIARQAPNVARMEMLGAKVVPATSGSRTLKDAVNEALRDWINNATTTHYIIGSVVGPHPFPDLVARFQSVISEEIKAQLKEISGSENPDYVIACVGGGSNAAGAFYHFVDEEKVKIIAAEAGGHGLQSGQSAATTFLGTTGVLHGSKSLVMQDADGQVTEPHSISAGLDYPGIGPFHANLFAKKRAQFFSINDDEALEAAFELTRAEGIIPALESAHALAVLNKLKFENNNTVVICLSGRGDKDMETYLKALKEITK; from the coding sequence ATGACCTTTAAAAACCCTGATGAACACGGATATTACGGTGAATTCGGCGGCGCTTTCATACCCGAAATGCTCTATCCGAATGTGAAAGAACTTCAGGAAAATTACCTTGAAATTATCGGTTCCGAAGCGTTCCAAACCGAGTTCCGCGGACTGCTGGAAAACTATGTCGGCCGCGAAACACCTTTATATCTGGCCAAAAATTTAAGTGAAAAATACGGCGCAAAAATCTACCTGAAACGTGAAGACCTGAACCACACCGGCGCGCATAAGATTAACAATGCGCTGGGACAGGCGCTTTTGGCAAAACGCCTTGGTAAAAAAAGAATCATTGCCGAAACCGGCGCCGGCCAACATGGCGTAGCCACCGCCACTGCCTGCGCACTTCTGGGTCTTGAATGCATCGTTTATATGGGCGAGATCGACATCGCACGCCAGGCGCCAAACGTTGCCAGAATGGAAATGCTCGGCGCGAAAGTTGTGCCCGCCACTTCGGGCTCCAGGACTTTAAAAGATGCGGTAAATGAAGCCCTCCGCGACTGGATTAACAATGCCACCACCACACATTATATCATCGGCAGCGTGGTAGGCCCGCACCCGTTTCCGGATTTGGTGGCGAGGTTCCAAAGTGTAATTTCTGAGGAAATTAAGGCGCAACTGAAAGAAATTTCCGGTTCAGAAAATCCGGATTACGTCATTGCCTGCGTTGGCGGCGGAAGCAATGCTGCAGGGGCTTTTTACCATTTTGTGGATGAAGAGAAGGTGAAAATCATCGCAGCCGAAGCCGGCGGGCACGGGCTGCAAAGCGGTCAATCTGCAGCGACTACATTTCTAGGAACAACAGGCGTTCTGCACGGCAGCAAAAGCCTGGTAATGCAGGATGCAGACGGACAGGTTACCGAACCGCATTCTATTTCCGCCGGGCTTGATTATCCGGGAATCGGTCCGTTTCATGCGAATTTATTTGCTAAAAAACGCGCCCAGTTTTTTAGCATTAATGATGATGAGGCTTTGGAAGCCGCTTTCGAGCTCACGCGTGCTGAAGGAATCATTCCCGCGCTTGAAAGTGCTCATGCATTAGCGGTTTTGAACAAGCTGAAATTTGAGAATAACAATACCGTGGTTATTTGCCTCAGCGGGCGCGGCGACAAGGATATGGAAACTTATTTGAAAGCATTAAAGGAAATAACAAAATGA
- a CDS encoding anthranilate synthase component I family protein, which translates to MKTQKNISVKTTVKVVMSDLFTPVGIYLRLRDKFRDTVLLESAGNQNSENNFSYIAVNAIAGIEISNQNEAEIKFPLENPEKIKLKEVKLTDLLYSFSKNFSCEVPNHPLGKTAQGLFGYTAYDAVPFFENIEFKEKTDRNQIPLLRYRLYQYVIAINHFNDEMFLIENQIPGLKSDSLELQNIIYQKNAPVFPFKTIEEETSNLSDAEYKNLVEKAKYHCYRGDVFQLVLSRRFEQKFRGDDFNVYRALRNINPSPYLFYFDYGDYKLMGSSPESQLIINSSKAVIHPIAGTFARTGDTETDLASAENLKKDAKENAEHTMLVDLARNDLSIYGKNTTVTKLKEIHFFSHVIHLVSEVTADLAEEQNPFEVIAATFPQGTLSGAPKYRAMQLIDEYEKSPRSYYGGCIGFVGFDGSCNQAIMIRTFLSKNNTLFYQAGAGIVAKSSPENELQEVNNKLNALKSAIRKAEKI; encoded by the coding sequence ATGAAAACTCAAAAAAATATTTCCGTAAAAACCACGGTAAAAGTGGTGATGAGCGACCTCTTCACCCCGGTGGGCATCTACCTCAGACTCCGCGACAAATTCCGCGACACGGTTCTGCTTGAGAGTGCCGGAAACCAAAACAGCGAAAACAATTTCTCCTACATTGCCGTGAATGCCATTGCCGGAATTGAAATCAGCAACCAGAATGAAGCTGAAATAAAATTCCCGCTCGAAAATCCTGAAAAAATTAAGCTAAAAGAGGTGAAACTGACGGATTTACTTTACAGTTTTTCTAAAAATTTCAGCTGTGAAGTTCCAAACCATCCGCTGGGAAAAACTGCGCAGGGGCTTTTCGGTTACACAGCTTATGATGCGGTGCCGTTTTTTGAGAATATCGAATTTAAAGAAAAGACTGACCGAAACCAGATTCCACTGCTGCGCTATAGGCTCTACCAGTACGTGATTGCAATCAACCATTTCAATGATGAGATGTTTCTGATTGAAAACCAAATTCCGGGGCTAAAATCTGACTCCCTCGAACTTCAGAATATTATTTATCAAAAAAATGCGCCCGTTTTTCCCTTCAAAACCATTGAAGAAGAAACTTCAAATCTAAGCGATGCAGAATATAAAAATTTGGTGGAAAAAGCCAAGTACCACTGTTATCGCGGCGATGTGTTCCAGCTGGTTTTGAGCAGGCGTTTCGAACAGAAATTCCGTGGTGACGATTTCAATGTCTACCGTGCACTCAGAAATATCAATCCGTCGCCATACCTTTTTTATTTTGATTACGGCGATTATAAACTGATGGGTTCCAGCCCGGAAAGCCAGCTCATCATCAACAGTTCAAAAGCGGTGATCCACCCAATCGCAGGGACTTTTGCCAGAACCGGCGATACGGAAACCGATCTTGCATCGGCCGAAAATCTAAAAAAAGATGCCAAAGAAAACGCCGAACATACCATGCTTGTAGATCTCGCGCGCAACGACTTAAGCATCTACGGAAAAAATACCACGGTTACGAAACTGAAGGAAATCCATTTCTTTTCTCACGTCATCCATTTGGTCAGTGAAGTGACGGCCGATCTAGCCGAAGAACAGAATCCGTTTGAGGTGATTGCCGCTACATTCCCACAGGGAACCTTAAGCGGTGCGCCAAAATACCGTGCGATGCAGCTGATCGACGAATACGAGAAAAGCCCACGCAGCTACTACGGCGGCTGCATCGGTTTTGTAGGCTTCGATGGGAGCTGCAACCAGGCCATTATGATCCGTACATTTCTCAGCAAAAACAATACGCTTTTTTATCAGGCAGGTGCCGGTATTGTAGCAAAATCTTCTCCGGAAAATGAACTTCAGGAGGTCAATAACAAACTCAACGCCTTAAAATCAGCCATCAGGAAAGCTGAAAAAATTTAA